The following are from one region of the Juglans regia cultivar Chandler chromosome 10, Walnut 2.0, whole genome shotgun sequence genome:
- the LOC109021652 gene encoding altered inheritance of mitochondria protein 32-like, whose product MASDDLSNLANSNDDDEKYGFTRPEMYKESLAGTVGAYDRHVFLCYKSPEAWPSHVEGSDSDLLPRLFSSAIKGRKDSIPLKTKLTIFEGREGTEFSEGDVLIFPEMIKYRGLKDSEVDSFVEDVLVNGKPWASGVEEVLTGSHVFVCSHGSRDRRCGVCGPVLIEKLKEEIESREWKDQVFVSPCSHIGGHKYAGNVIIYSPGPDGKIMGHWYGYVTPDDVPALLDQHIGKGEIIEHLWRGQLGATAEEGGKADKQKLPNGDVNKIKKKPEESSTKSNKDDGAGCCQGANGFSCCRDGSLEQNGVGEEKKLKETVSGHEQKGLGKLSFWIGSLEQSEVLTAVAVVSAVAAVAVAYSFYRRSG is encoded by the exons ATGGCCTCCGATGATCTCTCGAACCTCGCCAACAGCAACGATGACGACGAGAAGTATGGGTTTACTCGACCGGAGATGTACAAGGAAAGTCTCGCTGGCACCGTCGGCGCATACGACCGCCATGTGTTCCTCTGTTACAAAAGCCCCGAGGCCTGGCCCTCGCACGTCGagggctccgactccgatctGCTCCCCAGGCTCTTCTCCTCAGCTATCAAAGGTCGCAAAGATAGCATACCTCTCAAG ACGAAGCTGACAATATTCGAGGGACGCGAGGGGACCGAATTCTCTGAGGGAGACGTGTTGATTTTCCCCGAAATGATCAAGTACAG ggGTTTGAAGGACTCAGAAGTGGATAGCTTTGTGGAGGATGTTCTTGTGAATGGTAAGCCATGGGCTTCGGGAGTGGAAGAGGTGTTGACTGGATCGCATGTTTTTGTGTGCTCTCATGGTAGTCGTGATCGGAGGTGTGGTGTTTGTGGACCGGTTCTAATTGAAAAGCTTAAAGAGGAGATTGAGTCACGGGAATGGAAAGATCAGGTATTTGTTAGCCCATGCTCACACATTGGGGGGCACAAGTATGCTGGGAATGTGATTATCTACAGTCCAGGTCCAGATGGAAAGATAATGGGTCATTG GTATGGCTATGTTACTCCTGATGATGTCCCTGCATTGCTTGATCAACATATTGGAAAGGGAGAGATCATAGAACACCTTTGGAG GGGGCAATTGGGGGCCACTGCTGAGGAAGGTGGAAAGGCGGATAAACAGAAGCTTCCTAATGGGGATGTGAATAAAATCAAGAAGAAGCCTGAAGAAAGCAGCACTAAGAGCAATAAGGATGACGGGGCTGGCTGTTGCCAGGGTGCTAATGGGTTTAGTTGTTGCAGAGATGGAAGTTTGGAGCAGAACGGTGTGGGTGAAGAAAAGAAGCTGAAAGAAACGGTATCAGGGCATGAACAGAAGGGGCTGGGTAAACTTTCTTTCTGGATAGGATCATTGGAGCAAAGTGAAGTTCTCACAGCCGTTGCTGTGGTTAGTGCAGTGGCAGCAGTGGCTGTGGCCTATAGCTTTTATAGGAGGTCAGGCTGA